The region ATGCTTAAAAGTCTAcgaatctctctctcatactcctttttttctttttcctttccctaCTGACTCCGGCCTCTACTTCTCCTGCTGCCCAACATGGCCAATCGAAGCTCACTACGCTCACCGCCAAAGGCTCTGCCCTCGGCTCCTCTTGCTTATGATCCTTCGCCATAGCTTTTCTCTCATCGAAACTCTAGCCGACGATCCAAAACCCCTAACGATGTCATTTTGAACCGTCTCGAAGTTGCAAGAAACTCTTCACTCTTTTCGTGCGGACTCTATATAGTCGGACATCGGACGGATTTGATTCTCCCCgtagagagatgagagagacaaagagatagagagaccTGTGGCAAGACTGTTGATCTTTTGGAGATTTGGGTTGGGGCTTTTTGGTTTGGGTTAATTGTTGAGCAAAtgatcttcttccttcttttgggTCAAatttgtttggagttttttgAGGTTTTAGAGATAAGAAACTTGAGAGGATCGACAAACCTCAGAGAGGGATCCAAAATTTGAGAATGCGACCGAAAGGGAAGCAATTGGGAGAAATGAACATGGAGaaagccaaagaaaataaagagattgaAAGGGAACTCATTAGTTTTACacaaaatcattccaaaattcaaaacaaaacaacaacaaaactcaAATCTCGATCCTCTGCGGCCATCTCTGGTTCTAgatgacttatcaaaaaattaaaaaaaaaagctctggTTCTAGTCTTCTAGATGATTCCGGCTCATGTGGTTtgtaaagaaagataaaaataaataaataaaaataataatatttaaatgatataaagttaagaatagataatcggatgtatagtaTTTTTAAAACCTATTAGCTAAAGTAGATAAAGTAAATTTTGATTATCTATTTTAGATTGAGAAATAAAGAAGCCGTTGAAACTACTTTTAAGTCGATTGCTGCTTGAATTGGTGCGGTTGCTATGCAATAGCCACTACTAGATGCGATAGGCATGTAGTAGCTGCCAAAATGGGTGTGACAGCCACCAATAGTGTCCGTGTGTGGTGACAATgattcttatttttctctttttaatagtAGTTATCATTCAATTAATAAACATGTTTTCATGaaagtaatttataatttttgtcttttaaaacgtggtttattttatgaaaattaattttttgtgagGGTCACATCcataaattgtttggaaaaGGGATGCGGGCATCTCTAGGAAGTTGGGCACTAAACAGAACCCTTGAAAAAGTTGTGGTCCAATTTACCAAATGAACTCTTGGCCTCACAATTAGGGTTTTTTCAAACTTCGTTCAAAGTGCAACCAACTTGGGCCCTGAAAAGAAATGCAAGCGCCGAATGGGATGCAAGACCAACTTTTTGGGCAAGTACTTCATCTTCATGTTTAGGGTTTGGCAAGGATCCTAAAAAATGCCTCTCCTTCGCACTCTTTGTTTGTTTGGATGAATACAAACTTGTTACACTGTAAAATTGCTTTTCCAAAACCACTTCAAGGACAGTACGTGGATGGGTTTGCGGACAGAACTCCCTTCTCCTTAATTTTCGTTTGAGACGAAAATAGTAATCGTACTTGACTAACCTACCGCTTCTTGCGGTTCTACATTTCTCCACGTTGCACATGTTTTAGACCGTCCGGCTGCTCTGCACTTGATTGTCATTTGCCACTCACCATTTCGGTTTCCACAAGCTGACTGCTGACATATGTGCTACAGTCGGGAGCTTTAAAAAATGACTCGAACGTGTTCGttattttttgggtaaaattatgttttatttctattttcttatataacttttcttaaattttaattattattttcacataAAATGATAGATTGTTTGTTATTTGTTCCgttcaaaatattataaaaaaaaaaataataaatagtagAGTGATAAATATTATCTTATCGCCATTTTAcatcaaatattatttaaaactgatcagaattttttataattatttgtttaaatttgaaagCATTTAAACAAATGattgtataaaaaatttctcacGGTGACATAAAAATTCCAACAAATCATTTTAAAACACCAAATATCTGAAAAGTCGCAGCCGCAGGAACGTGCGAGCTACTTTTCCTTATGGACGACAGCCcaacatgcaaaaaaaaaaaagaaaagaaaagaaaaaagattcgAATTTTCGCTGAAGTTCAAGCCGACGATGGAGAACAACCCTCAGTGGTCAATAGTAAAAGTCCCCCCCCCTCAATTCGCAAGGGTACCGACTGACACGTGTTCGACTCACAACACAAGCGGACCCACGCGCTGTGACGCACAAATACCACGTGAGAGTAAGGTCTTGATGATGTCGTTCCAAGAAGTGGCAAAAATTCAAAGAGAACCTCTCCAAGAAAAAGCGAAAAGCCTTAGCTCCCACCCATGCCCCGACAATCCCAGCTAATATGCCTCGAATCTTCCCTCGATCTTGTTCCTAATCCTACCGTTCATGGTACTTATAAATAAGCCAATCGATCTTTACGCCAAAGAAATTCTAAGACGACCGACAAAAGAAAACTCCAAAACAATACACCGTTGAAGTTTGAACAGATCGAGAACAATGGCAACCACAAGATTATTACGTACGTCTAGGCCTTTGCGTCTTGGTCTTCCTTCTTCATCGTCGTCTTCTTTGTCCGCGACGACGGTGAGGTGTGTAAGCGCGGCGGGGTTTAACGGAGAGAAGAGGGTTTCTGGGGATAATGAGAGGAAACCGATGGTGGCCGTGAAGGCCTCGGTGGCGGCTTCGGAGAGCTTAATTACCTCTAAACCGCAAGTCAATCGGGGACTGCTGGATTTGGCTTCTCTACCGGCAATTGCTAGCCTGGCTGCGGTGTTTTTGTTAAGGATGGCTGTGAAACTGAAGCCACGAAAATTACTCGTCCAAATGTTCCTTGAAAGGGTATAGCTAGCTTGGCCACTTCTCTTTTCGATCCTTTTACGTTAATCTTGGCTGTTTTTCGTTATTCATTTATGGCTGTTCGATTCGGACGGTTCAcaatatttttccttatttttttggttgggttTCAATGCGCAGGCCATAATTGATTGCCGATTCTTTACATTCATTGCTGTTGCCGGATCTTTACTCGGTTCGGTGTTGTGTTTCGTTGAGGTAAGAAACTTTGATCTTTAATTCCCGGCAAAATTTTAGGACTATGActtcatattttgtttcttttcttattaataaaaaatagaaagtttgattatttaattaactatcgttctaattatctttttttattaatgaaacaAGCATTCTACATGTCATTGCAGGGTTGCTTTATCATACTAGAGTCATATTTGCAGTATTTCTATTCGACGTTGTCACGAAAATTGGACCAAGAGCATATGGTGCACCTACTTATTGAAGCACTAggtccctccctctctctctctctctctctctctctctctctctctctctctctctctctctctctctcacttttccGCTCAATGTTCAGTGTGGTTCTATTGTTGAACTATATGTTAATATCATTTTTGCAGACATGTTCCTTGTAGGAACCGCCATGCTTACGTTCGGGATGGGTTTGTACGTCATGTTTGTTGGAACAAGGAGTACGAAAGGAAAGGGGCCATGGCTTTCCGGGTCAAACTTGTTTGGACTATTCTCTATGAAGGTAACCTTTCCGAAGCTTTTTGTATTTGGGACATATATTTTTACGAACATAAATATAGATCTATCCTTAAGCAGGGACTCATATATATGATCGCATAAACTTTGTACAATTAAATGATCTTCTATATCTATATATTCATGCAGACACTTCCAACATGGGCTCAGATGCAATCAGTTTCACAAGCCAAATCGAAAATCGGCCATGCTgtgatgatgatacttcaggtgGGAGTGTTGGAGAAGCTAAAGAGTGTAAATTTGGTAACTGCGGTGGATCTTGCCTGTTTTGCCGGGGCTGTGCTAATATCCTCGGCCAGTATCTTTCTTCTCTCAAGACTCTCTGTCGACTGAAGTAGTATGGAAGATTCATATACTCATCTATTATAGGCCTAACATATGTATATGGTTCATCAATATCACTCattcttttattaattagtataactgtatatatatatatatatgctggctgctatatatatatactttctagAGAAAGTAGGGGGATCCCTCATCCCTGCATGTATAAGTATATTAAGAGTTATGTAAGAGTTAGAATATATgcagagaggaagaagaagaagatcgagtAGTCTTTAGGCCCTTTGCggatattaattaattgtagTTTAATTTCCTATTATATATCATAAATGTttcatcattaattaattaccattaAGGTGTGTCATGTGAGCAATGCATGCACATAAATGTATTATGTCGTACAAATTGTTGATTTGGAGACCACAGTGTCGCTAGTCTTTGAGAAAGTttcaaaatcacatttttatctcagtATATTGGCGTGCATTATTTCctactaattattaattttattttattttttcccttaaCATGAAATGACTAGTTCAAGCGGTGGTTAAAATGCTATATTACAATTGTGAGATATAtagtactttttttaaaaaatatatatatatatatatatattgtaatttcCACCCTTaccctaaattttttgtttataaaaaaaaaaaatggtggttaCTCCCCTTTCTCGAACATAAATTAAAGGGCATGAATATATGTCCGACAGCCCACAATTAACTAGGCTGAGGTGGCAAAAGAATGACTAGAATGGGCTAGCTATTCTTaccatatattatattaatatacaaatattttattatgttgatGTGGCGAAATCTAATAGtaattgaatattttttttttttcttacaagaCTATATATCCAAAAGCTATTAATTTATACGTTCACTCTAACAAAGTAATTAACACACCAGTAGTAAATATTGTTGTggtatataaaatttatatttttatcaaaataacataACTACTGTACAGTACTGCtattacaattattttaaataatatgacaacatatatatatatatatacaccattaaCTAAATCTATAAAATATGGTTTATACCATAAAATAGATTCTCTTACAGAAAAATGCTACTCTTGCTAGTTGCTAGTAGGAGAAAAGTCCAACAGTGCTATGCCCAACTAAGCGTATATAACTGAAGGATATTATATTATGCGACTCCATGGCCAGTAGAATCATTTTGCTGATTTTTGAATAAAAGGAAGAAGTTGTTCGATCAAGAGAACTAAACGACGAGGGTAGTCGAGGGAGACTTCTCAAGTGTAAGCTATTATCTTTATAGATGTTTGGCGAATGATTGAACTCGTTCGATCAGAACCACATGCATGCATCACccaattctaaaataaaaaataattaaaatttgaatttgaatttgtttttaattatttataactaCATTTTAATCTTTCCATGAAAGCGTACGTGTATATCCTGAtcattttaaatacaaaatggacaaaaagttaaaacttaatatattattcaaaGTTAACTtgatattattaataataaagcaagttctttgtttattttttaattttttaattttttaatttttattattattttgtgacaAGGAACCTCAACAGCTTAATGAAATAGGATCCATTCCATTTTAAGTGAAAATGGAGATAAGTCATTTCAtggtaattaatattttattttacaaatttaacaGTATACAACTATACATGCGCTCATGATATCATATGATGTATTGTTATGtcagtttaaaattttaaataatataacattaattatatataccgTTAGATGGCGTGGTATAAGGTTGCTATCCACAATTCAACCTACCATCGAATACAAGGTTGTTGAATATCACGTTTAAACATATAGCTCGATCTGTACGTACATTTTATCAAAGCTTTCTCATTTATTCCCACAACCACACAAACAGATAATGCAAGAAACGGCAAAGCTTTGCAAAAGCAAAAACTCCCCTAGAGagttattcatatatatatatatatatatatatataaagaaaaatagtatCACCCATTAGAGAAAAAGAGAGTCATGCTTGAAAAATAAGGTGAGTTGCTTACATGAGATTTTGAGACTAGATGCGGCGGAGAACGACAATCAAGAGTAGTCCAACACCAATGAAAAAGAGAgcaaagagacagagagaagaacaagaaaaagaaaagaatacaagggttttaacatattttaggTGGGTATTCTTGGCATTTTCTTCATTCCCGCTCAAAAATTTGGTAACTGTTGTGCAAAATATTTGGTTTCCGAAACCGTTATTTTGGTTTAAATGCACACATTTTCAAATAAGCACCCCTTAAACTACTACAAAAAATCGTGGAATTTTTCACTGTTTTATACAATATGTTTTCCAAATCGCAATCTCATTCACTCCACATTCTgtgatttcttttaaaaatacatattattcttgcaaaattacaatttcaaatgCACCCTAAGCATCTAGATGTCCAAAGTCTACTATTTACCTAGATATCAGTCTAATCATGGGATGTTATTGTGGGAAATCAAACCAAGGCCTTAAAGCATTCACACTTGACTAGTCGAGATATTGTAAATTTGGGTGAAAATGCAGCTAAGTACATTCAACTAATTATTTTAGCCCAAAGATTGGTGAGGTGCTACAATGGCTATAGCTCAAcaaacgagaaaaaaaaaaaaaaaaaaaaaatcctgatcGATACTATAAGCACATGACTTTGAAACGTAagttggttttaaaaaatatatatttaaatagaatagcgAAAGATgttagctaaaatagagaataaaatgctaatgttaaaaaaaagtaattaaaaaaaaatgattttttaattaaaattaatgttctgtttgtttcagcgtaaaatgatttcggcattttacggtgtttggtagggatgaaaaataatggtcaacgaaaatcgttttcaatttgaccgtaaaagcttctttaattttcggaaaatcgtaaatcgttttccgaaattaaacttttCGTTcatacacgcacgtttgatatccgattgtcagaatttaacaattgTGGATCGTCGGAATCCAATCGGCGCCGGCCACcaaattttggccggatctggtggccaaaatggccgaaaTCCGGCCGGCTCTTGCCGGATTTGGCCAAAACGGCCAGGATTTGGTTGGATATGGAcagatccggccactgatcagGCCGGATATGGCCGAAACGGCCGGATCCTGCCATTGATTGGgccggatccggaagattccggccggaatccggtcaaactttctcgtttgaatccggcaacggcgaccggacgttgccgaattccggcgacatttgccgaactctgatttttgcattttataattttttcgtgcaagtcaaacactgaaaaatattttcgagaaaatcattttacgtcgaaacaaaccgagcataaattttttttttaaaaaaaaaaagaaaaaaaagtgttatgTCATATGTAATAAGTGCTCTTGTTGCCGAAAGGTGTACTTTTGGTCAATCCATTATCCATCCATCTCTCGAAGGAAAGTTCTTTTGTGTTTCATTAAGCCTAAGATTAgcgtggaaaaaaaaaaagaaaagcctcAGATTAAAATGAGTGGACTCAATTAATTGCGAGCGTCAATGCTGTAACCTAACAGAATCCTagcttatgaaaaaaaaaaaaaatcaatataattaTCAGGGCCTGTACATTTATGTTTGGACAAATTATATAAAAGCTCCTAAAATTTTAGGGTGGTTTCAAATTCAACCCTGAATTCGTAATTGTTGCAACAAAATCCCCaccattttcaaaaatattataatttctgCCTCCTTGAGTCCATCTTTCTCTTCTCGTCTGTCGTCTCTACTCGACACTTTCAAGCACACACCATACTCTTCGGTCACCGGCCACCCAAATCAGCTCCGGAGACTGAATTCGGGCGAGCTTACCGGAGCTAGGAGGTAGGAGCTAGCCTCTATAGGCACCGCACCCATAGAAAGTTTAAGGTGATTTTTAAATACCGTCAATCTAAATGCTCAATTCATGTTTATGCATTATGGTCAGGATTAGTATAATATAATGGAAGTTGGTAATAACATCTTAAGCATTTCGGATTTCCGATATTTACCTGTGGTTTGCTATAAAGTTCATCTCTGGTTTTGGTTATCTCATTGGGTTAGGAGTGCGTTGGAGATAAATCAAAGCTAATTTGGATGGAGTGCGTGGTTCAGGGAATTATTGAGACCCAGGTAAATTTCAAAATCCTTTTCCTTTCTAGTTGGTCCCAATGGTTTTTTGCTTTGATTTCCGTTTCGAGTGCTTAAGATGTTCTGCCCAATTTTAGCTGCCTATAGCTTCTACTCTCTTATGTTTTCTCTTAGGTAACAATTTATATAACAAAATTGGTATAAAATCGTGTTACCTTGACTCATTGACTTCCATTAGTATCGAGAATTGATGAAGATGTTTATGTACTGACCAAGAAACATATATGCATCAAAAGGTAATACTATAAAGAATGACAATGATATAAAGATTGAAAATATGACCACTCAGCAGCACTGTCTTGAAAAGTATTTTACTTTAAGTTCATCACAAAATCCTAAAGTGCATTGAAATATTGAGATATAACTGTGCCTCCATGGGGGGGCGCAGCCTAAGCTTCGTTAGTATTAGTAGGCAGTGATACAGCCTAAGCAACTTTCTGGTGATTGTAACCCCATATATTTGGCTATTATAATGCATAAGGTGGAGCAATTTACAAAAGGGAGGTAGTAGACCAATTTACAACCTGAATCCTGTTGGTACATAGGAACCTCAATTGGTACG is a window of Alnus glutinosa chromosome 4, dhAlnGlut1.1, whole genome shotgun sequence DNA encoding:
- the LOC133866908 gene encoding uncharacterized protein LOC133866908, with the translated sequence MATTRLLRTSRPLRLGLPSSSSSSLSATTVRCVSAAGFNGEKRVSGDNERKPMVAVKASVAASESLITSKPQVNRGLLDLASLPAIASLAAVFLLRMAVKLKPRKLLVQMFLERAIIDCRFFTFIAVAGSLLGSVLCFVEGCFIILESYLQYFYSTLSRKLDQEHMVHLLIEALDMFLVGTAMLTFGMGLYVMFVGTRSTKGKGPWLSGSNLFGLFSMKTLPTWAQMQSVSQAKSKIGHAVMMILQVGVLEKLKSVNLVTAVDLACFAGAVLISSASIFLLSRLSVD